GTTCAAAAAGGCAGGCTTTATCGATTTTACTCATTATGACAACAGCTTTTTTGGCATATCTGGTCCGGAAGCGTTGCATATCAGCCCCACGTCTAGGTTGGCGCTTGAAACATCGTTCGAAGCCCTTGAGGACGCAAACATACCAATCTCTAAATTGAAGGGGACAAAAACAGGCGTATTTGTTGGCGCAATGGTAGACGAAGGATTCATCCAACTACTGTTCGAGGAATATGGGTTTGACGGTGCGTGTCGCATTGCTTCCTTCATTTGATATTTGAGTCGAGTACTATGATAGCCTACAATCGCTTTTATGGGACTGGACTTTTCTCAAGTGCCGTATGTGGAAGGCTTAGCTAGTACGTGTCTTCTTTCAAATTCTAAATTGGAGAGTGAAAAGTCATTTTTGTTAATAGTCTCCTCGACATCCATGGACCTTCTCTTGCAACTGATACCGCCTGCAGTACTGGTTTAGTGATAGTTGATCAAGGTTCGGAAAGAGTTCATCAAACAAAATGCGCGGAATTAACCCTACTCTAAGCCGTCAAATATATACAATCAGGGGATGGTGATACAGCTATTGTCACAGCTGTTAATACACACGCCTGGTAAGCACTGGTCTTCTCCTTTGCGTATATCTCAACGTTAATTCAAAAGATGTGGGTAATAGGCCAGGACAGTTTGGGTAGGTTGCAAAGATTATCTCTTTTCAGCCCCTTTGCTTGTCGTGTGAATATGTTAACCTGATATGTATTAGGTTTATGTCCGCTCAGAACATGTCTTCTCCGAATTCGCGATGCGCCACATTCACCAATTTGGCTGATGGGTAAATTTGATTCCTTTTGCGAACGATAAGCTGTTCTGACATCAATTCAGATATGTCCCATCCGAAGCTTCTGTttccttgattttgaaatCTAAAAGTGCTGCCATATGTGACCGAGATAACATTCTTGCGGTGATAAAATCAACAGAGGTTATGCATGGCGGTAGGACTCAAGGCTTAACTGCACCAAGCCTCGATACACAAATTCGCCTCCAACGCTCTCTTCTTGCTAAAGCGGGGTTGGATCCTTCACATATCCAGTGCGTAACAATTTGCGCTAAAGACATTTATTGACATTTGATATTTTCCTAAAGTCTGCTTGAAACCCATGGGACTGGTTAGTAGCATTTACTTACTTTAAGCCAATAGGATAAGCAACGATGATATGCTTCTTTAGGGACTATTCTCGGTGATTTGGTTGAGATTCAGGCAATCAATGAGGTCTTCCGAGGGTCTCATAATGATAAGCCTCTCATACTTGGTGCTGCAAAAACCTGTTTCGGTCACACTGAAATGGCCGCGGGGCTCGTCGGCCTCCTCAAAACTGTATACAGTTTTCAAAACGCTGTCGCTCCTGGGTTTGTTCATTTGACCAAGGATAACATGAATCCTTCCATTGATTGCAACATTGTTCCTATACATATACCCATCGAAACCACGCCTTTGATTAAAGATGACGTTGATGTTCCTTATCGGGCGCTTGTTCTGTAAGTGACATCAAAGCTTACGTGGATCAACCATAACTGACAGTTCGGTTTAGTTCCAATGGCTTCTCTGGAACAATGGCTGGCGTCATTCTTGAACAGACGACCGACAATTTTCAGGCTTCGTTTAATGGAGTCAATGATAACTCTGCTGAAGAACACCTGTTAATACCCTTTGTTGTCAGCGCGAAGACTCCAGCTGCATTGGAAAATTATCTGAAGAAGTACCTGGGCTTCTGTCGAACGGCTTCCGATTCCAATTTCAAGGATATCTGCTATACTGCATGCGTTGGCCGAGAGCATTATCGCCACCGCTTTGCCTGCGTTGTTTCAAACCTGACTGACCTTAAGAATCAGCTCGAGGAACGTATCCAATCCCACGAGCACGCACATCATGAGAGCAAATCCGCTACGGGAGGTCGAGTTGCATTTACCTTTCCCGGTCAAAGTTCACAGTATCAGGGCATGGCCAGCCATCTGGCGAGTTTCTACCCCGATTTTAGAGAGTTAGTAGAGCGCAACGCTACTCTAGCGGATGAAATGTCTGGCTTTCCCATCAAATCTTTCCTATTAGACAAAGAAACCCTGTACAACCTCACAATCGACGATAGTCGAATTGGCCAGATCTGCATATTCGTTTATCAGTACTCTATGTCTATCTGGCTCAAAACACTAGGTGTTGAGGCTTCTGCTGCCCTTGGACACAGCTTAGGAGAGATTGCAGCAGTTGGTACGTCGAAAACGTTTCATGATAATGCCTTTTTGTTAATCACAGATGTAGTCATTGCTGGTACTTTGACTTACAGACAGGGCCTCGAGTTTGTTGTGAGGCGAGCAGAACTTCTGTTATCTGACCATGACAAGCCCGGTGGCATGGCCATGATTGCTGCATCAGAGGAGGCTATTACCCATCTTATTAAGCAGTCAGGCTTCCAAAAGGAGGTCGTCATAGCGGTGTATAATGATTCTGAAAGTCATGTTATATCTGGCGAGCTAACGGCGGTCGAAGAAGTACTGTCTAAAGCCAAACTTGCAGGATTACGCGGTACCAAATTAAAGGTTACGCAAGGTATATCTATGTCCAACCAACTAGCATTTAGCTAACATTTTTCAAGGTTTTCATAGTCCAATGATATCTCGAGCTCTCCCGGATCTTGAAGACTTGACGGCCAAGATGCACCCTTATCAGTCTCGACTGAATATCCCGATCTATTCTACTGTGTACGGTGAAGTCATACCTGCCGATACGTGCCTTAGTCCTTCCTATTGGGTGCACCATTCCCTTAAAATGGTTCATTTTTGACTTGCTAATATACGCCGTAGGTCGAACACGCTAAGCAACCAGTTCGACTATCGGAAGCCGCAACAAATCTCCTTATGGACAAAGACGTTGACATCCTCCTCGATGTTGGACCTCAACCCTTCCTACGGACCACTATCAAAGCAATTTCATCAGGGAAAGTGTCTCTGGCTACATCCACAAAAACCGGAAATGATCAGATTAGAGCTTATTTGGATGCGCTGACTTCTCTATTTGAATGTGGTGTAAATGTGAATCTCGAGAAATTACTTTCAAGGGGTCCTTCATTGGGAAACAAAACGTCCCTTCCTACGTACCCCTTCCAACGGCAGCGTCACTATCCGAATATTGTCCCATCCCGGAAAAATGGCCGAATAACATCGAAACCTGCTAATTCTGTCGATGATGCTACTGATATCGAGGACGCCATCCAGGAGGCTGGAGCTATTACAACCAACATACTGACGCCACAAGCTTCAGGAAATGACGACCCTGAGGTTATATCAAACACAATTACTCGTATTGTACGGGATGTTCTTGAACTTCAGTCATCTGAAAATATAGGTCAGTATCATGTTCTCGTGCATGGGATACTTCTCAGCTTTCTGATATGCTATGATTTCATTCGTTGTTCGCAATTGGAAAATAGAGTTGGCAGAGTCACTGTCGTCTTTTGGAATTGACTCCATTTTCTTTGCTCAAATCAAGGGAAGAATCATGATAGACATGCATGTCGAGATTCCTGACACTATGCTTTCGGATTCACTCACCATTCGACAACTTATACGCTATGTCGTCGACAATACATCGTCTGCAGGAAATTCTTAATGCATAGTAATCTTTGCACTTGGTAGTAGGTTCAATATTTTCTTTGTGTCAGCCCACTTAACCGGATGATAATCGTTCTTAAGGACGTTGAAAATACGGTAGTAACCGCC
This portion of the Psilocybe cubensis strain MGC-MH-2018 chromosome 12, whole genome shotgun sequence genome encodes:
- a CDS encoding putative PKS/NRPS-like protein biosynthetic cluster, which codes for MSYDKSLLETFISFARNSSTVERPVLECGLDQWTYGDLDAISSGIALQLYKRYGSKPTVAVVSENHPYILAALLATWKLNGIFVPLDPHAPLPMIRQMLLNVEATCVIIPEREIGLADLLKELNKGAVIIAKDMTMVSLSQQFLDQDAVLPPSIFPLPKLTSMAMYIHTSSATSVANLKCVQWTHMMLSIGTGSVAMWLHRAWPNVDFDMARILGVSPWSHAMGYLIDIGGGTFHTGGCLIMASPPSEYPSSLIYEDRVRSILGKPASEMDVLDRLLETALRSKPDIFACVPWVLEGFKDRYQELLARNMQGEALRVKEMLQRFRCLGVGGAAPSHELLLWAGELNIKIVDMMGMTEMARPLFFTWIDHQKDPEENAGYPSEDCLIDDATIVLLDDEGNENPSEGEFVITSKDFTRCYLKYDNSCFTDSADGRITFRTGDLYERNRFGRFVWKGRKEDYIQLVSGESLDPRPIEKALQTCSAIAHCCVVGNNFLRKSSDVICLIIQPSSTLVHTGKAKLSSEDLSEITRTLASINRSLLPPLRIAWSRVGILDNGVVIPYTKKGTLFRKRFQELFGEFIETLLRKESNNSGVVFSQDGVKADKVARRSDTASTSGLLNSNSKKSDSTAFKERVAGSSSSRETVYGAEFNGRSSNWKVKEAKQSVADVVGGVLGLDDKTMHANLTTSFAELGMDSNMAVRIVNKINGLFGLQFPLNACHNLIDLSMLTDATLVELGLKDPIKQTIESRDLPPLPKLEGDDVVIVGQALRLPGNVNTPKSFWEALVNKRDDIMTPVPAERWDHSSFYRDPDSNSPPEICDIRFKKAGFIDFTHYDNSFFGISGPEALHISPTSRLALETSFEALEDANIPISKLKGTKTGVFVGAMVDEGFIQLLFEEYGFDAYNRFYGTGLFSSAVCGRLSYLLDIHGPSLATDTACSTGLVIVDQAVKYIQSGDGDTAIVTAVNTHAWPGQFGFMSAQNMSSPNSRCATFTNLADGYVPSEASVSLILKSKSAAICDRDNILAVIKSTEVMHGGRTQGLTAPSLDTQIRLQRSLLAKAGLDPSHIHLLETHGTGTILGDLVEIQAINEVFRGSHNDKPLILGAAKTCFGHTEMAAGLVGLLKTVYSFQNAVAPGFVHLTKDNMNPSIDCNIVPIHIPIETTPLIKDDVDVPYRALVLSNGFSGTMAGVILEQTTDNFQASFNGVNDNSAEEHLLIPFVVSAKTPAALENYLKKYLGFCRTASDSNFKDICYTACVGREHYRHRFACVVSNLTDLKNQLEERIQSHEHAHHESKSATGGRVAFTFPGQSSQYQGMASHLASFYPDFRELVERNATLADEMSGFPIKSFLLDKETLYNLTIDDSRIGQICIFVYQYSMSIWLKTLGVEASAALGHSLGEIAAVDVVIAGTLTYRQGLEFVVRRAELLLSDHDKPGGMAMIAASEEAITHLIKQSGFQKEVVIAVYNDSESHVISGELTAVEEVLSKAKLAGLRGTKLKVTQGFHSPMISRALPDLEDLTAKMHPYQSRLNIPIYSTVYGEVIPADTCLSPSYWVEHAKQPVRLSEAATNLLMDKDVDILLDVGPQPFLRTTIKAISSGKVSLATSTKTGNDQIRAYLDALTSLFECGVNVNLEKLLSRGPSLGNKTSLPTYPFQRQRHYPNIVPSRKNGRITSKPANSVDDATDIEDAIQEAGAITTNILTPQASGNDDPEVISNTITRIVRDVLELQSSENIELAESLSSFGIDSIFFAQIKGRIMIDMHVEIPDTMLSDSLTIRQLIRYVVDNTSSAGNS